Sequence from the Stenotrophomonas sp. 364 genome:
CCCAGTCACGCACATGCGCGCACTCCTCACCAAGCAACATCCGGCCCTGCTGAAGTTCTACTTCGTGGCCTGTTATGTGGTTCTGATCGAAGAAGTGCTGCGCGCCCTGAGCTGATACGGGCGCGCCCCCCTTCCCTGGCCGGTTACGACTGGAACGCGTGTTCCGGCCCCGGGAAGACCCCTGCTTCCACATCCGCGGCGAACTCGCTGGCCGCCTTGTGCAGCAGGCCATGCATGTCGGCGTACTGCTTGACGAAGCGCGGCAGCTGCCCGGTGCGCAGCCCGGCCATGTCCTGCCAGACCAGCACCTGCGCATCGCAGTCGCTGCCTGCGCCGATCCCCACCGTGGGCACCGAAACCGCCGCGGTGATCCGCGCGGCCACATCGGCCGGCACCATCTCGATCAACACCGCGAACGCACCGGCTGCTTCCAGCGCGCGCGCCGCTTCCACCAGTACCGGGCCATTGTCGCCACGGCCCTGGACGCGGAAGCCGCCCAGCTGATGCTCCGACTGCGGCGTGAATCCGATATGCGCCATCACCGGAATGCCCGAGCTGACCAGCTTGCGCACCTGCGGCACCATCTCGATGCCGCCCTCCAGCTTGACCGCGTGCGCGCCACCTTCCTTCATGAAGCGCACCGCCGTGTGGAAGCACTGTTCCGGTGACGCCTGGTACGAGCCGAACGGCAGGTCGGCGATCACCAGGGGGCGTCGCGTGCAGCGGCTCACCGCGCGCACCAGCGGCATCAGTTCGTCCACGGTGATCGGCAGCAGGCTGTCATTGCCGAGCACGTTGTTGGACGCCGAATCGCCGATCAGCAGCACCGGAATGCCGGCGTCTTCGAAGATCGCCGCGGTGTACATGTCGTAGGCGGTGAGCATGGCCCACTTCTCGCCGCGTGCCTTCATCTCCTGCAGGTGCGGAATGCGCACGCGCTTTGCCTGCGCCAATGGGCTGGGGGAGGTCGCGTACGGATGAAGCTGTTCGGTCATGGCATGTCCTTGTTTCATGAGGGGGATCAGATCGTAGTGGTTCGGCGCAGCAACAGCACGGCGATGATCACCATGGCCGCACCGGACATGCGGCCGACCATGCGCGCCGCACGCGGCCGGGTGCGCAGCAGCGCGCCGGCACCGAAGCGCGTCCGTCGTCCGCCTGCTCTACGACCAGCACTTGTCCGCCCTACCCGGCATGCAGCGGCTGACCGCGACGCTGGTGATGAAAGGGGTGGTGGTGGACCGACCGCTACCGCTGCTGGCGCGCTGACGCCGGCACCGGGCCGTACCGCCGCTGTCACGGCGGGCTGCACAGTTCCTGCGCGATGTCCTTGATCAACCCGGCAATCTCATTGGCCAGGCGTCGGCTGTCGGCCACGGACCCGTAGAAGCGGATGGTGCGGCCGTCCATCTGCACGCCCGCCAGCCCCAGTTCGCCCTTCAAGGCATCGACGCGGCGATGGAAGACCTGCAGCCAGCGGGCCGAGGGGGCCACGTCGAGCATGGCGACGATCGCCTCGTCTTCAGCGTGGTCGACCGTAGCCTGCAGGCCAGGCACGTCAAAACCGAGCAGCCGTGGGGCGCTCGGGTTACCGGGGGTGGGGTTCATGCGCCATGGTAGCCGCAAAGGCACTCCGTGCCGCGCTGCGGCAGCGCGGTGTGGCTCGCGCCCCGGCGTGGATTTGGCGGATGTCAGTCAGATTCCATTCACGGCTCCGCCAAGTAACATACCGTCCGGTCGGTATCCAATATGGAAGAAGCCATGTCTCCCCTGCTCACCGCGTATCTGTTCCTGTCCGGCGCGATCATCGCCGAAGTCACCGGCACCCTGCTGCTGCAGAAAACCGCCCAGTTCACCAAACTGGGCCCCACCCTGACCATGGCGCTGTGCTACGTGGTGTCCTTCTACCTGCTCAGCCATGCGCTGAAGGCGCTGCCGCTGGGTATCGCCTATGCGATCTGGGGCGGCGTGGGCATCGTGCTCACCCTGATCATCAGCGTGACGGTGTTCAAGCAGAGCCTGGATTGGCAGGCCATCACCGGGGTCGCGATGATCGTCGGGGGCGTGGTCATGATCAACGCGTTCTCAAAAGCGGCGGCACATTGATGGACGCCACCCGACGACGCCGGCAGCCGGCGCTGGTGCGCGCCGCCCTGCTTGATGCGGCGGTGCAGGAAGCCATGGTGCACGGGGTGGGCAATGTCACGGTTCTCTCGGTGGCCGCACGCGCCGGGGTCAGCAAGGGCGCGCTGTTCCACCACTTCGCCACCCGCCAGGACCTGCTCGAAGCGGCGTACGCCGAGTGCCTGGCACGCTTCGGGGATGCGCTGGATGTGCTTGTCGCGACGGACCCGGTGCCGCACGGTCGCTTCACCCGCGCCTACGTCCGGGCCACCTTCGAGGCCATGCACGCCGAAGACGCCAACTGGGCGCGTTTCTCGTTGAGTGCGCTGGTGGAACCGGCGTTTGCCGCGCTGTGGCGCCACTGGCTGGATGAGCGCCTGGCCCAGGTGCCGGCCGAACGTGGTGCACCCCGGTTGCGTGTGGCGCGGCTGGCGGCCGACGGATACTGGCTGCAGGCGCTGGGCGGTGGTTTGGTTGAGAGCGGCCCGGCGGAAATCGATGCCCTGCGCGAATGCGTGGTGAGCTTTACCTATGACGATGCGCAGCCGGCTACCGGCTGACCGCTGACGTAGCGCCGGGCTCTGCCCGGCTGGTGTTGAATTACGTGCGGAGCGCAGCGGGGCAGAGCCCCGCTCTACGGGGCGTTGGCAGCATCGTCGCGCCCGCGCGAGGCGTGGGCCGCGGGCAGCATCGTAGCGCCGGGCTCTGCCCGGCTGGTGTTGAATTACGTGCGGAGCGCAGCGGGGCAGAGCCCCGCTCTACGGGCGGGCGGACACAAAAAAGCCCACGCAGTGCTGCGCAGGCTTCTTCGATTTACCAACAATGGTCGGGACGGCCGGATTTGAACCGACGACCCTCTGCCCCCCAGGCAGCGGGCCTGCTGCGCGCATCCCGTTGTTTCTCTTGAACATTCCGGCGCGGCAACCACCACCAAACACACCATTTCATGCCCATATGTATCAATCGCTTACAGGACAATAGGGTGCAGCGGGCTGAAGCGGACAGGCCGGGCGCTCTACCTCTCGCCCGGTAGTTTCAGCGCTTCGCTCAGCCGTCGCTCCTGCTGCAACTGGGTGGCCGAGCGCTTCGGCGGTGGGGGCTCGTCATCCTTCGCCGTCAGCTGCTGCACCGCCTGTCGCAGCGGCACCCCCTCCAGAATCCGGGCCGCACACCACCGCTCGGCGTAGCGCTTGCCTTGGTTCACACTCGCCGCGCTGACCCGCTTCTCCTGCCACAGCTTCCGACAGGCGAGGATCACTGTGATGCCGTCGGCACCTGGCTGGACGTTGGCGATCTGCCGGCCGTTCCACCACAGGCACCAAGACTCGCCGAACTGCACCCAGCCTTGTGGACGAGGGGCGGTCATGAATCCGGTTTGGTCGCAGGGCGGGCGCATGCCGAGCAGGATACGCCCGGGCGTCTCACGCATTGCGACGAGGTGTCGGCGGGGCGCGGCTCAGGCGCGCCCGGGCTGAGCGGCCAATGGCCCCGGGTCCGACAGGGATAGGTTGCACCACGGCGGCCGGCGCGCCCACCGGGGAACGCAGCGCTCCGTCGTAGGCCTCGGCCTGCCCAGTTCGTCAGGGTGCACGCCGCGCGAAGATCAGGGCCTGCAGCGGGGAGTATGGTTCGGCCATGTGCGGCCGATTCGTCCAAACCCCGATCCGGGACGCTGCCAGCCTGGGCTTCCACCAGCTGGTTGGCGACCTGCTGTCCATGCCGGCTAGCTACAACCTAGCGCCGACCCAGCGTGCGGCGGTGGTGCTGGACCGCGGCAACGGCCTCGTCCTGCAGAGGCTCGCCTGGGGCCTGCTGCCCTTCTGGGCGAGAGATAAGACGCGGCAGGGTTCTACCATCAATGCCCGCATCGAGACGGTGGACACCAAGCCGGCGTACCGCTCAGCCTTCAAAAAGCGCAGGTGCCTGATTCCCATGACCGGGTACTACGAATGGTCAGTGAGCCGTGAAGACGGGAAGAAGGATCCGTGGTTCATCCACGCGGTCAGGCCGCTCTGGGCGGCCGGCCTGTGGGAAGACACCAGCCCCCTGCTTGACCCGGGCAACCTGGGCACCTTCACCGTGATCACCGGCGACAGCAGCGGGGTGTCGGCCGACATCCACGATCGCATGCCGGTGTGGCTGGCACCCGGCCAGGCTGAGGAATGGATCGCCGCATCGCCCGACGACGCCATGGCGATGCTGATGGCCAGCGATCCGCCGGAGCTGGAGGCCTACCGCGTCAGGCGCGCGGTGAATAGCACGCGCAACAACCGCGAGGATCTGCTTGATGCCGTGGCCTAATGCTATGGCTCCGTTTAGCGAGCGATAGGATCACTCGCGCAGCCCCAGCATTGTCAAGGTGCTTTCAGGCATTTCCCGACGCAGGAAAGCTCTTGATCGTTGTGTATTGGACCATCCCCGATTCAATACCGGTAACCTGGCCCAGCTCCACGTTGTAGCCGAACTCTTGAATCAAAACGCATAGCCACTCAGTGTATTCATCATTCTCAGCGTCAGCGCATAGAGACATTACCTGCCGACCAAGCGAGGTCATACTGAAGCCGGACAAGGTAAATCTCCTTGCCGCATCGTTGTGTTTAACGACGATGACTTTACCGCCCAGTCGCATCATCGCAACAAACGTATCTTTCGCCACGGAGCCAACGCTAACCTCATGGCCCGTGAGCTCTGCTCCTACGACAAGCCCCAGTGCTTCCAGCTCTAAAAGGTCCGGATAGCTTACCCAACGAAACTGCACTAGATCAGCGCCCATCTTGTGATTCGCGCAATGCGCACGATCCAACATGAAGGGCGCAACCTTCTCGATCAGGGCCGCGTCCGCCGCTGAGATTGACCGAAGAAACTCCAACGTGCGGAGACTGTACGTGCCCGGTGAGACTGCCTCCCCCGCAAGCACCCTCCCCCAAAGCTCCTGAACCTGTTCCTTAGAGACTTGGCCGGCAAGCTCACGCCACCTAAACAGCCAATCCTCGTCAAACCCGGCTACCTTGGCATCCGGATCAGCATTGTCTCGCAAGAGGTCCTCAGCCCTCAGGATGGCATGACTGACGTTAATCTCCCTCCTGATGACGTCCGCAGCCTCGTCTCTTAATGCTGAAGCGACTGACGGTTGAATCAAAACCGCGCCCGCGTTCTCATCCACCTGCTCCTGGCATACCAAGTTTGATGAGTCAGCATCAGGTCGGTTCATTCCCAAGCCCAAGGCGGGGGCATTGGTTGCGACCAGCACTCCATCGAGAGAGAACTGGGCTTCTCCGCGCCTAATCCGCGCCGCATCCTGTTCTGCCTGAGCAAGAAACAAGATCCCATCTCGCTGTGCCTGCCCTTCGGCCTTCGCGATGCGCTTTAGGTGCCAAGGCCTTAGCAAGTTGCCGACACCCTTTTCGGCCAAAGACTCCCACAAGCCAAGAATGAGCTTTTCCCCAGGCAGGTCCATATCTATTCCATAATTGATCTCCGCAATCTAAGTGTGCGCCAGCCGATTCGCAAGTGCGGCCACTGTGTTAATACGCTTCAACTAGACTGTCAGCTCCACTAGCGGCAGGTTCGGCGCTGCCTCTGTTACTCGGCCTCCCCTTACCCATACGTTGTATGGAATGGTGCCCCCCAGCACGCCAATGGCTCGCATCTGCGCCCCATCGTAGGTGGTCAGGCTGCTGGTGCCGTCCGCGTTATGGGCGGTGACCGTTGCCAGCAGCCGCGGGCTGGCGCTGACCAGCCCTGCAAATTCGTCCCACAGTTCAGTCCGCATCGGTGTAGTGCCTTTCCAGGGTGATGGTTTGCTCGATCACGGCTGCCTTGTCGCTGACCCGGGCCTCGGTCCTGACCGCGGTGCACAGGCCATGCCAGGTGCCGGCCTCGCCCACGACCTCGACGAGGTCCAGCGGCAGGACCCGCCCAACCTCGCCCGGCCGCAGGGGGCCGGCGAACAGGGGCAGCACCAGGTCGATAGCCGCCTGCTCGCCGCGATCGGCCAGGATGTTTCGGCCGCGCTCGGCCGCCACGGCGCTGGTGTTGATCAGCGGGCTGCTCACCTGCTGAGCGAACAGCTGGCCTGCCTCGCCGGCGCGGCGCACCTTGCAGGTCACGCCCTTCCCTGCCAGCTCACCGGTGACCACCACGGCGTCAAACAAGGGAGCGCTGCGGACCTGCAGGCTTTCGTTGGACACGATGTCCTCTTGCACCACGTGGTCAGGGGTCCGGTCGCGCCAGTCCCATGGGCTATGCGGATACCTCGCCCGCACGCGCAGGCTGGCGTCTGCGGGATGAGACTGCACCACGCCCCCGCTCGCCTCGGCAAGCCTGCTGATGGCATCCAGCGCCGGTGTGGCGTCGTAGAACCACGCACCAGCCGGCACCAGCCAATCCACGGTTTCGTAGTTCGAAGCGAAGCCGGTATCGGCCAGCTCTTCCGCGACCAGTTGCGAAGCGCTTCGCACCTCCGTCGTAGCCTTCGCCCTGCCAGGCGCGTACGGTGCCGCCAACAGGGCTGTGCGGGAGCGTCCCGTCAGCGTCACACCTGCGGCGTTCCACTCACGGCGCCGGCTGTGGCTTTCGATGACGGCTGTCCAGACGTATCCATTCAGGGTGATCTCCACCTGCCGGGGGCCAGCGGCGGTTGGCTTCAGCAGTGCCAACTCCACCACGTCGGCCAGCTCGATATCGAAGCTGCTGCCCCAGGCATCCACACTGGATGCGATCGACAGGCTTTGAACCTGGATCGGCGACCGGTCCGGCAGGCGGACCACGGAAATGCTGTTGATCACGATGTAGGTCCTTCTTTGTGGACGCACCAGGTAGCAGGCCGCGACACCGAGATTCAGCGGGGCGAACCCCGCGATTCCCAACGTGGCGCAGCCAAGATTCAAGCCAACGAGGTTTCCCGGCGGAACGGGCTGCCCCGGTTCGGGATCAGGATCCGGGCCTGGCCTGGGAGGCCGAACGATCCAGGGCAGCGGCTTTGCGGCCCCCCATGGCAGCTCAGCATGACGACGTGTGGAACTCGGATTGCCCCACCGCATGCGCAGCCGCGCATGACCGCGCGCCGTTCGCCCTTGCCATGCAACACTGGCCGCCAACCCTGTTCGCAGCCCGTATTGCCAAGAGATTGCAGCACTCTTACCGGCCTGGCTTAGACGGGTCCCCCAGCGCACCGACAGGTCATGCCGCTCGAGCGGCATCGCGGCCCAAGGGAAGATGAAACAAGCGCGCTGAACGGCCATCGCCCCGCTCCACTCCAGAGCGACGCGTGAGCCGACGAGCGGGGTCAATCCCCACGCCAAGGCAGCACTCTGCCGACTGGCCACCGCTTCGCCCCATAACCAGCCGCGGCCGCAACTGATCAAAGGCGACGAGCCCCAGCTGACCACTGAAGATGCCCGGGCCCGCGCCGCAGTGCCCCAGGCCAACGCCTCCGCCCTGCGGATACCGCGTACGACAGGCTCAAGCGGGATGTCGCTCCAGCTGACGCCGAGGTTCAGACCAGCATGCCGGCCGGAGCCAAGCCCCAACGGGCCCAAGTTGAGGCCGGCGAGATTTCCAGGCGGTGATGGCATCAGGCCTCCGGTGCCACCGGAAGGGCCGGCCGCACCCAGTCCTGGATAGCAGCGTTCTGCAAGCCACGCTCATCGCTACCGATGACCATGTAGAGGAAATCCAGGCTCAACCCGGACACTCGCCAGGTACCGTCGGCCTGGCTAACCGTGGCACCTACAACCTGC
This genomic interval carries:
- a CDS encoding SOS response-associated peptidase is translated as MCGRFVQTPIRDAASLGFHQLVGDLLSMPASYNLAPTQRAAVVLDRGNGLVLQRLAWGLLPFWARDKTRQGSTINARIETVDTKPAYRSAFKKRRCLIPMTGYYEWSVSREDGKKDPWFIHAVRPLWAAGLWEDTSPLLDPGNLGTFTVITGDSSGVSADIHDRMPVWLAPGQAEEWIAASPDDAMAMLMASDPPELEAYRVRRAVNSTRNNREDLLDAVA
- a CDS encoding TetR family transcriptional regulator, producing the protein MDATRRRRQPALVRAALLDAAVQEAMVHGVGNVTVLSVAARAGVSKGALFHHFATRQDLLEAAYAECLARFGDALDVLVATDPVPHGRFTRAYVRATFEAMHAEDANWARFSLSALVEPAFAALWRHWLDERLAQVPAERGAPRLRVARLAADGYWLQALGGGLVESGPAEIDALRECVVSFTYDDAQPATG
- a CDS encoding multidrug efflux SMR transporter produces the protein MSPLLTAYLFLSGAIIAEVTGTLLLQKTAQFTKLGPTLTMALCYVVSFYLLSHALKALPLGIAYAIWGGVGIVLTLIISVTVFKQSLDWQAITGVAMIVGGVVMINAFSKAAAH
- a CDS encoding DUF2806 domain-containing protein, with protein sequence MDLPGEKLILGLWESLAEKGVGNLLRPWHLKRIAKAEGQAQRDGILFLAQAEQDAARIRRGEAQFSLDGVLVATNAPALGLGMNRPDADSSNLVCQEQVDENAGAVLIQPSVASALRDEAADVIRREINVSHAILRAEDLLRDNADPDAKVAGFDEDWLFRWRELAGQVSKEQVQELWGRVLAGEAVSPGTYSLRTLEFLRSISAADAALIEKVAPFMLDRAHCANHKMGADLVQFRWVSYPDLLELEALGLVVGAELTGHEVSVGSVAKDTFVAMMRLGGKVIVVKHNDAARRFTLSGFSMTSLGRQVMSLCADAENDEYTEWLCVLIQEFGYNVELGQVTGIESGMVQYTTIKSFPASGNA
- the panB gene encoding 3-methyl-2-oxobutanoate hydroxymethyltransferase, translating into MTEQLHPYATSPSPLAQAKRVRIPHLQEMKARGEKWAMLTAYDMYTAAIFEDAGIPVLLIGDSASNNVLGNDSLLPITVDELMPLVRAVSRCTRRPLVIADLPFGSYQASPEQCFHTAVRFMKEGGAHAVKLEGGIEMVPQVRKLVSSGIPVMAHIGFTPQSEHQLGGFRVQGRGDNGPVLVEAARALEAAGAFAVLIEMVPADVAARITAAVSVPTVGIGAGSDCDAQVLVWQDMAGLRTGQLPRFVKQYADMHGLLHKAASEFAADVEAGVFPGPEHAFQS